The following are encoded in a window of Castanea sativa cultivar Marrone di Chiusa Pesio chromosome 9, ASM4071231v1 genomic DNA:
- the LOC142610131 gene encoding small ribosomal subunit protein uS12, with protein sequence MGKTRGMGAGRKLKSHRRRQRWADKSYKKSHLGNEWKKPFAGSSHAKGIVLEKIGIEAKQPNSAIRKCARVQLIKNGKKIAAFVPNDGCLNYIEENDEVLIAGFGRKGHAVGDIPGVRFKVVKVSGVSLLALFKEKKEKPRS encoded by the exons ATGGG GAAAACACGTGGTATGGGAGCTGGTCGTAAGCTGAAGTCCCACCGTAGAAGACAAAGGTGGGCTGACAAGTCATACAAAAAGTCTCACCTTGGTAACGAATGGAAGAAGCCATTTGCTGGGTCTTCCCATGCAAAGGGAATTGTCCTAGAGAAGAT AGGTATTGAGGCCAAACAGCCAAACTCTGCTATTAGGAAATGTGCTAGAGTTCAACTAATCAAAAATGGGAAAAAGATTGCTGCATTTGTCCCAAACGATGGTTGCTTGAACTACATTGAAGAAAAT GATGAGGTGTTGATTGCTGGATTTGGACGTAAGGGTCATGCCGTCGGAGATATTCCTGGTGTTAGATTCAAGGTTGTGAAGGTTTCTGGTGTCTCCCTGTTGGCTCTCTTCaaggagaagaaggagaagCCCAGGTCTTAA